One part of the Mya arenaria isolate MELC-2E11 chromosome 3, ASM2691426v1 genome encodes these proteins:
- the LOC128226251 gene encoding putative uncharacterized protein DDB_G0286901 → MSNALGGDSPIMGKESSTIVQIPSNRIVNNGNRKVKNSNRSVDNGNRSNNNGNWRVKNINRSVNNGNRRVKNISRSVNNSIQRVNNSNRRVNNSNRSVNNGNRSNYNGNRSNNNGNRSGDNGNRNVTNINRSVNNGNRKVKNINRNVNTGNRRFKNSNRSVKNRNRRVKNINRNVNTGNRRFKNSNRSVKNRNRSVINTNRSNNNGNWSVKNGKWRVLNGTGVLTTATGVLTTATGVLTTATKDVSTTTGIVKTATGVLTTATGVLRTSTGVLTTATGVLTTATGVLRASFGIDNGNRSSDNGNLSSDNGNRSSDNGNRSSDNGNRSSDNGNRSSDNGDRSSDNGNRSSDNGNRSGDNGNRSSDNGNRSSDNGNRSSDNGNRSGDNDNRSSDNGVGNRSSDNGNRSGDNGNRSSNNGNRSGDNGNRSSDNGNRSGDNGNRSSDNGNRSSNNGNRSSDNATGVVTTATGVVTTATGVVTTATGVVTTATGVVTTATGVVTTATGVVTTATGVVTSAAGLVTTVAR, encoded by the exons ATGTCGAACGCACTTGGTGGAGATTCACCGATCATGGGTAAAGAGTCCAGCACAATTGTGCAAATACCTAG CAATCGGATTGTTAACAACGGCAACCGGAAAGTTAAAAACAGCAACCGGAGTGTTGACAACGGCAACCGGAGTAATAACAACGGCAACTGGAGAGTTAAGAACATCAATCGGAGTGTTAACAACGGCAACCGGAGAGTTAAGAACATCAGTCGGAGTGTTAACAACAGCATCCAGAGAGTAAACAATAGCAACCGGAGAGTTAACAATAGCAACCGGAGTGTTAACAACGGCAACCGGAGTAATTACAACGGCAACCGGAGTAATAACAACGGGAACCGGAGTGGTGACAACGGCAACCGGAATGTTACAAACATTAATCGGAGTGTTAACAACGGCAACCGGAAAGTTAAGAACATCAATCGGAATGTTAACACCGGCAACCGGAGATTTAAAAACAGCAACCGGAGTGTTAAAAACAGAAACCGGAGAGTTAAGAACATCAATCGGAATGTTAACACCGGAAACAGGAGATTTAAAAACAGCAACCGGAGTGTTAAAAACAGAAACCGGAGTGTTATAAACACAAACCGGAGTAATAACAACGGCAACTGGAGTGTAAAAAACGGAAAGTGGAGAGTTCTCAACGGAACTGGAGTGTTGACAACGGCAACCGGAGTGTTAACAACGGCAACCGGAGTGTTAACAACGGCAACAAAAGATGTATCAACGACAACCGGAATAGTTAAAACGGCAACCGGAGTGTTAACAACGGCAACCGGAGTGTTAAGAACATCAACCGGAGTGTTAACAACAGCAACCGGAGTGTTAACAACGGCAACCGGAGTGTTAAGAGCATCATTCGGAAT TGACAACGGCAACCGGAGTAGTGACAACGGCAACCTGAGTAGTGACAACGGCAACCGGAGTAGTGACAACGGTAACCGAAGTAGTGACAACGGTAACCGGAGTAGTGACAACGGTAACCGGAGTAGTGACAACGGCGACCGGAGTAGTGACAACGGTAACCGGAGTAGTGACAACGGCAACCGGAGTGGTGACAACGGCAACCGGAGTAGTGACAACGGCAACCGGAGTAGTGACAACGGCAACCGGAGTAGTGACAACGGCAACCGGAGTGGTGACAACGATAACCGGAGTAGTGACAACGGTGTTGGCAACCGGAGTAGTGACAACGGTAACCGGAGTGGTGACAACGGTAACCGGAGTAGTAACAACGGCAACCGGAGTGGTGACAACGGTAACCGGAGTAGTGACAACGGTAACCGGAGTGGTGACAACGGTAACCGGAGTAGTGACAACGGCAACCGGAGTAGTAACAACGGCAACCGGAGTAGTGACAACGCAACCGGAGTAGTAACAACGGCAACCGGAGTAGTGACAACGGCAACCGGAGTAGTAACAACGGCAACCGGAGTAGTAACAACGGCAACCGGAGTAGTGACAACGGCAACCGGAGTAGTAACAACGGCAACCGGAGTAGTGACAACGGCAACCGGAGTAGTGACGTCGGCAGCCGGATTAGTAACAACGGTTGCACGGTGA